The proteins below come from a single Triticum aestivum cultivar Chinese Spring chromosome 5D, IWGSC CS RefSeq v2.1, whole genome shotgun sequence genomic window:
- the LOC123120365 gene encoding prosaposin: MGLGLGAPFFLLVLLLLAAGSGAMPQDKRIHRNYVLLDLDTIEIRPNGKEEISSSKIHVSVESGSTICSTCENLTNKAVSYLSEKQTQDEIMEILHGACSQTFSLEQKCLEMVDSYATLLFAKVTEIKPDEFCKRYGLCRDVSFLSVAKSESTCAFCHHLVDEVLSKMKDPDAQFEILQLLIKECNKVKGHVQECKRMVLEYVPLILVNGEKLLEKKDVCTLMQACDASKTRAGGSFFDGELRSDA; encoded by the exons ATGGGTCTGGGATTGGGAGCGCCGTTCTTCCTCCTCGTCCTTCTCTTGCTGGCCGCCGGCTCTGGAGCTATGCCGCAGGACAAGAGGATTCACAGGAATTATG TTCTTCTCGATCTCGATACAATTGAGATCCGCCCAAATGGCAAGGAGGAAATTAGTTCTAGCAAAATTCATGTCTCTGTTGAGAGTGGCAGCACAATATGCTCAACTTGCGAGAACTTGACAAATAAAGCTGTCAGTTATCTTAGTGAGAAACAAACACAAGATGAGATCATGGAGATTCTTCATGGTGCCTGTTCTCAGACATTCTCCTTAGAACAGAAG TGTCTTGAGATGGTGGACTCCTATGCAACTCTGCTCTTTGCCAAGGTAACTGAAATCAAGCCAGACGAGTTCTGCAAACGGTATGGCCTCTGCAGGGACGTATCGTTTCTGTCTGTTGCGAAAAGTGAAAGcacttgtgcattttgccaccaccTCGTCGATGAAGTTCTCTCGAAAATGAAAGACCCTGACGCGCAG TTTGAGATACTTCAACTTCTCATCAAGGAGTGCAACAAGGTTAAAGGTCATGTGCAGGAG TGCAAGAGAATGGTTCTGGAATACGTCCCCCTCATCCTGGTCAACGGCGAGAAGCTCCTCGAGAAGAAGGATGTATGCACTCTTATGCAAGCCTGCGACGCCAGCAAAACGAGGGCCGGCGGATCGTTCTTCGATGGGGAACTGCGGAGCGATGCTTGA